In bacterium, the following are encoded in one genomic region:
- a CDS encoding ABC transporter permease, whose translation MRTAFQLLAFLRRDWRLARSSTLGLAWQAVAVVFATPTLYYLGRLVRPETPSLARYGGDYFAFAILGIACSGLLASVMGACAAAVRQEQVGGTLDVLLTLPASLPTLAVGASLWPMLLTLAQTALYVGLGVAVFHVDLGRVNLLGAAVILGLGTVVSAALGLLSAAFVLLFRRPDPLTGIVAGVGALFGGVFYPVDVLPSRARILAEFVPLTHALHGVRLAVLRGAGLPALLPPMLVLLAWCLVAVPASLVIARWALHEARRSGAVSGYG comes from the coding sequence ATGAGGACCGCCTTTCAGCTGCTGGCCTTTCTCCGCAGGGATTGGCGGCTCGCGCGGTCGTCCACCCTGGGCTTGGCCTGGCAGGCTGTGGCTGTCGTCTTTGCCACGCCGACGCTCTACTATCTCGGACGCCTGGTTCGGCCCGAGACGCCGTCCCTCGCGCGGTACGGCGGCGATTACTTCGCTTTCGCGATCCTCGGAATCGCATGTTCGGGATTGCTTGCTTCGGTGATGGGCGCCTGCGCGGCCGCCGTGCGCCAGGAGCAGGTCGGCGGGACCCTTGACGTCTTGCTGACCCTGCCGGCCTCGCTCCCGACCCTCGCGGTCGGCGCCTCATTGTGGCCCATGCTGCTTACCCTGGCGCAAACCGCGCTCTACGTCGGCCTCGGCGTGGCCGTGTTCCACGTCGATCTTGGCCGCGTGAACCTTCTCGGCGCGGCGGTGATCCTTGGCCTCGGCACCGTGGTCTCGGCGGCGCTCGGCCTCCTTTCCGCGGCCTTCGTGCTCCTGTTCCGGCGCCCCGATCCGCTCACCGGCATCGTGGCAGGCGTCGGCGCGTTGTTCGGCGGCGTGTTCTACCCGGTGGACGTCTTGCCGTCCCGCGCCCGGATCCTCGCTGAGTTCGTCCCATTGACCCACGCGCTGCACGGGGTCAGACTCGCGGTTCTGCGCGGCGCGGGCCTGCCGGCACTCCTGCCCCCGATGCTCGTACTGTTGGCGTGGTGCCTCGTCGCCGTCCCGGCATCGCTCGTCATAGCGCGCTGGGCCCTGCACGAAGCCCGGCGTTCCGGCGCCGTCAGCGGTTACGGATGA
- a CDS encoding ABC transporter ATP-binding protein: MTLQIDRGEVFGLVGPNGAGKTTLLRLLATLLPPSSGGARIGGADLVREPGRARRLVGLASGEERGFYWRLSGRENLEFFAGLLGMSPGAGARRTGEVLELVDLLPMAHQPVAQYSTGMRQRLGIARALLGMPPVLLLDEPTRSLDLVVASGVQTLVGRLAANARTTVVLATHNLDEAEGVCDRVAVLVDGTVHDLVRVGGDRHILASRYRALLMVP, from the coding sequence GTGACCCTTCAGATTGACCGCGGCGAAGTCTTTGGGCTGGTCGGTCCAAATGGCGCCGGCAAGACGACTCTGCTGCGGCTGCTTGCCACCCTGCTCCCTCCGTCGAGCGGAGGCGCCCGTATCGGCGGAGCTGATCTCGTTCGAGAGCCGGGAAGAGCCCGGCGCCTGGTCGGGCTGGCATCCGGTGAAGAGCGTGGCTTCTATTGGCGCCTCAGCGGACGTGAGAATCTTGAATTCTTCGCGGGGCTGCTGGGCATGTCGCCCGGCGCCGGGGCGAGGCGAACCGGCGAGGTCCTCGAGCTCGTTGATCTGCTGCCGATGGCGCATCAGCCGGTCGCGCAGTACTCCACGGGAATGCGTCAGCGGCTCGGCATCGCCCGCGCGCTCCTGGGCATGCCTCCGGTGTTGCTGCTGGATGAACCGACGCGAAGCCTGGATCTCGTCGTCGCCTCGGGTGTCCAAACGCTTGTGGGGCGCCTTGCGGCCAACGCACGAACCACGGTCGTGCTGGCCACACACAATCTCGACGAGGCCGAAGGCGTCTGCGATCGGGTCGCCGTTCTGGTCGACGGCACGGTGCACGACCTCGTGCGCGTCGGCGGGGACCGGCACATTCTCGCGTCGCGGTACCGGGCGCTCCTGATGGTGCCGTGA
- a CDS encoding class E sortase yields MTPPAMRKRASIALRLLRILSTTCFVAGLALLAWPLARILMTASATGEAQAEALAAWDHQTDQSRRAPNGVMVLEIPRLGIRRAVPDGATVQNLKHYGVGHISWTAFPPVEHAAVLPGPGRFTGPLSWAAVTGPTAAGRDRGGVVAIAGHRTTYGAPFFRIGTLHTGDAVMLVYAGRRYVYRVDRQLTTRPSDVEALDGDADEIALVTCTPPFSAAFRLIVFGHLERTTADPGALATGR; encoded by the coding sequence GTGACGCCGCCGGCGATGAGGAAGCGGGCGTCGATCGCGCTCCGGCTGCTGCGTATCCTTTCGACAACCTGTTTCGTGGCCGGCCTTGCGCTCCTCGCGTGGCCGCTGGCGCGGATACTCATGACCGCCTCTGCCACGGGTGAAGCGCAGGCGGAGGCACTGGCCGCTTGGGACCATCAGACCGATCAGTCTCGTCGGGCGCCGAACGGTGTCATGGTGCTGGAGATCCCGCGCCTCGGCATCCGCCGGGCCGTCCCCGACGGTGCGACGGTACAGAATCTGAAACACTACGGCGTCGGGCACATCTCGTGGACGGCATTTCCACCGGTGGAGCACGCCGCCGTCCTCCCTGGACCGGGTCGTTTCACCGGACCGCTCTCGTGGGCCGCTGTTACAGGCCCGACCGCGGCCGGGCGGGATCGCGGTGGGGTCGTCGCCATTGCCGGCCATCGCACGACGTACGGGGCGCCGTTTTTCCGCATCGGCACGCTGCACACGGGCGACGCCGTCATGCTCGTGTACGCCGGCCGGCGCTACGTGTACCGGGTCGACCGGCAACTGACCACGCGGCCGAGCGACGTCGAGGCACTGGACGGCGATGCCGATGAGATCGCGCTCGTGACGTGCACACCGCCGTTCAGCGCCGCGTTTCGCCTGATCGTCTTCGGACACCTCGAACGTACTACGGCCGACCCGGGGGCCCTGGCCACGGGGCGCTGA
- a CDS encoding amidase family protein, giving the protein MATSDLCFTPALELDRLIRAGDVSPVEVTDAVLDRVARLNPALGAYITVTGDLARAQAREAEARARRGERRGPLDGVPYSVKDLEDTAGVRTTYGSRWFEQHIPSEDGAAAGRLRATGAILVGKTNTPHFGHKDMTDNLIGPPCRNPWRLDRTSGGSSGGAATAVAAGLGPVAHGSDGAGSIRCPAALCGVVGFKPSFGRVPSYPSPDPWAARSHTGPITRTVRDAALVLSALAGPDPRDPLSIDRPAEDYVGGCDRGARGLRVAWSADLGYLPVDPEVRAIAEGAARRFGDLGCSVEAPALGWPDLREPHRVIWEVGVASRQQDRAREHPERMEPSLLRMVVAAGRVSALDYGRALLARAPFYQAVRRFFEGYDLLLTPTMPVAAWPVEPDSGAVIDGREAPTLLERLTFTFPFNLTGQPAASIPCGWTHEGLPVGLQIIGRWHADADVLRAAAAFEAASPWIDRRPPLE; this is encoded by the coding sequence GTGGCAACGAGCGACCTGTGTTTCACGCCGGCCCTGGAGTTGGACCGGTTGATTCGCGCCGGCGACGTATCGCCGGTCGAAGTGACCGACGCGGTCCTCGATCGCGTCGCGCGCCTCAACCCGGCGCTCGGCGCGTACATCACCGTGACCGGCGACCTCGCCCGCGCGCAGGCGCGGGAGGCGGAAGCGCGGGCGCGCCGCGGCGAGCGGCGCGGGCCGCTCGACGGGGTGCCGTATTCGGTGAAAGATCTCGAGGACACCGCGGGGGTTCGAACCACCTACGGGTCCCGGTGGTTCGAACAGCACATTCCGTCCGAAGACGGCGCCGCGGCCGGCCGGCTGCGCGCCACCGGCGCGATCCTCGTCGGCAAGACCAACACACCCCACTTCGGCCACAAGGACATGACGGACAATCTCATCGGCCCGCCGTGCCGCAACCCATGGCGGCTCGACCGTACGTCCGGCGGATCGTCGGGTGGAGCTGCGACGGCCGTCGCCGCCGGGCTTGGACCGGTGGCGCATGGCTCCGACGGCGCCGGCTCGATCCGCTGTCCCGCGGCCCTGTGCGGGGTGGTGGGGTTCAAACCGTCGTTCGGCCGGGTGCCGTCTTATCCCAGCCCCGATCCCTGGGCGGCGCGGTCCCACACTGGTCCGATCACCCGGACCGTCCGGGACGCCGCGCTGGTGCTGTCCGCCCTCGCGGGGCCGGATCCGCGGGACCCGCTGTCGATCGACCGGCCCGCGGAAGACTATGTCGGCGGCTGCGACCGCGGCGCGCGCGGCCTGCGGGTGGCCTGGAGCGCCGATCTCGGATATCTGCCCGTCGACCCGGAAGTCCGCGCGATCGCGGAAGGCGCCGCCCGCCGGTTCGGCGACCTGGGCTGCAGCGTCGAAGCGCCGGCGCTCGGCTGGCCGGATCTGCGGGAGCCGCATCGGGTCATCTGGGAGGTCGGCGTCGCATCACGCCAGCAGGACCGGGCGCGCGAGCATCCGGAGCGGATGGAGCCGTCACTCCTCCGGATGGTCGTCGCCGCGGGCCGGGTGAGCGCGCTCGACTACGGCCGGGCGCTCCTCGCGCGCGCGCCGTTCTACCAGGCCGTCCGGCGGTTCTTCGAGGGCTACGATCTGCTGCTCACGCCGACGATGCCGGTGGCGGCATGGCCGGTCGAGCCGGACAGCGGCGCGGTCATCGACGGCCGCGAGGCGCCGACGCTGCTCGAGCGCCTGACCTTTACCTTCCCGTTCAATCTCACGGGGCAGCCGGCCGCCTCGATCCCGTGCGGCTGGACGCACGAAGGACTGCCGGTGGGTCTCCAAATCATCGGCCGCTGGCACGCCGATGCGGACGTGCTCCGCGCGGCCGCCGCGTTCGAGGCCGCCTCACCCTGGATCGATCGCCGGCCGCCGCTCGAGTGA
- a CDS encoding 4a-hydroxytetrahydrobiopterin dehydratase, with translation MAGSLADRPCVPCQGGVPPLGRAELAPLLAQLDGWQVEDDRMLVKVFRFKNFVEAVEFVNAITPVAESENHHPDLHVSWGQVRVDLWTHKIKGLAEADFVMAAKIDRVAARPRAV, from the coding sequence ATGGCGGGTAGCCTTGCGGACCGCCCCTGTGTTCCGTGCCAAGGCGGTGTTCCGCCGCTCGGCCGTGCGGAGTTGGCTCCGCTCCTCGCGCAACTTGACGGATGGCAGGTCGAAGACGACCGCATGCTCGTCAAGGTGTTCCGGTTCAAGAATTTCGTCGAGGCCGTCGAGTTCGTCAACGCCATTACGCCGGTCGCCGAATCGGAGAATCACCACCCGGACCTGCACGTGAGCTGGGGACAGGTCCGCGTGGACCTGTGGACGCACAAGATCAAAGGACTCGCGGAAGCCGACTTCGTGATGGCGGCGAAGATCGACCGCGTCGCCGCCCGGCCGCGCGCGGTCTAG
- a CDS encoding VOC family protein, which translates to MADPPLDPRTTVGHVHLRVDDLAGSLRFYRDLLGFREAWSGEGTVMLSADGRYPFALGLTATTDDAPRPRRRCGLYHAAFLLPGRAALGRLLRRLLEHNVTLDGASDHLVSEALYLRDPEGNGLELYADRPREQWAWRDGRVEMASEPLDIAGLLAEGGERSAPVSGGTRLGHVHLRVSDLGRAEAFYHQALGLDVTTREYPGALFFSAGGYHHHLGTNVWAGQGIPPEASEGPGLWYFTVRVPAPADLAGVRARLGAHGLAAGGETDYGPCLGFGVRDLDDILVLLTADRSPLPDQPSWMPDRVPLGAVRAT; encoded by the coding sequence ATGGCGGACCCGCCGCTCGACCCCCGCACCACGGTCGGACATGTGCACCTGCGCGTGGACGACCTTGCCGGCTCGCTCCGTTTCTACCGGGACCTGCTGGGCTTCCGGGAGGCGTGGAGCGGCGAGGGCACCGTGATGCTGTCGGCGGACGGCCGCTACCCGTTCGCCCTCGGGCTCACCGCCACGACGGATGACGCGCCACGCCCGCGCCGGCGATGCGGACTGTACCACGCCGCGTTCCTGCTGCCCGGCCGCGCGGCATTGGGCCGGCTGCTCCGGCGACTGCTCGAGCACAACGTCACCCTCGACGGGGCGTCGGACCATCTCGTCAGCGAGGCGCTCTACCTGCGCGATCCCGAGGGAAACGGACTGGAACTCTACGCCGACCGGCCGCGGGAGCAATGGGCGTGGCGGGACGGCCGGGTCGAGATGGCGTCGGAGCCGCTCGACATCGCGGGGTTGCTCGCGGAGGGCGGCGAGCGCTCCGCCCCCGTGTCCGGGGGGACCCGTCTGGGGCACGTCCACCTGCGCGTCTCCGATCTCGGCCGCGCCGAGGCCTTCTACCACCAGGCCCTCGGGCTCGACGTGACGACCCGCGAGTACCCCGGCGCGCTGTTTTTCTCGGCCGGCGGATACCACCATCATCTCGGCACCAACGTCTGGGCCGGCCAGGGCATTCCGCCGGAGGCGAGCGAAGGTCCCGGACTGTGGTACTTCACCGTGCGGGTGCCCGCCCCGGCGGACCTCGCCGGCGTCCGCGCCCGGCTCGGCGCCCACGGCCTCGCCGCGGGCGGCGAGACCGACTACGGGCCCTGTCTCGGGTTCGGCGTCCGCGACCTCGATGACATTCTCGTCCTCCTGACCGCGGACCGGTCACCGCTGCCGGATCAGCCGTCCTGGATGCCGGACCGCGTGCCGCTCGGCGCGGTCCGCGCGACGTAG
- a CDS encoding FAD-linked oxidase C-terminal domain-containing protein, which produces MQIAREAGPAAASSDLQDLVAELRRRVRGEVRFDAVSRALYSTDASIYEIEPLGVVLPRDADDVQAVVEVTRAARAPLLPRGGGTSLAGQTVGRAVVLDFSKYMNAVLEVNAEAGWARVQPGIVRHELLRALAPAGLIYGPETSTSTRATIGGMIGNNSSGSRSIVYGKTVDTVAALRVRLADGTGAVFEDLAPAEAARRAGGDGTGGRLYREVARIVAATRDEVARRFPHVQRRVGGYNLDEFPAGGPVNLSKLIVGSEGTLGIVTEATVRLARRPAATVLAVFQFDDIVPALEYTPEMLATNPTAVELTDRLIIEMARQTRDLSQRLTFVDGDPGAVIAVEYAGETREALIPALDALEARMRRAGYRGAMRRLLEPAAQANLWAVREAGVGLLLGMKAARKPVAFVEDSAVGPERIAEYTRRFREIVRRHGTEASFYGHASVGLLHTRPMLDLRRPRDVAEMRQIAEEIGDLVREFGGALSGEHGDGLSRGEFLEKMFGPVLYRAFREIKAAFDPASRMNPGKIVDAPPMTESLRYRAEEAAPPATIQDFASDGGFRSAIELCSGVGACRKPRGGTMCPSFMVTLDEADSTRGRANALRAAISGRLPGEGLTSRGLYDVMDLCVACKACKAECPSNVDMAKLKHEFLAAYYARHGLPLRARLFGHVAALGPLACAVAPLANWLLGSAPARWTLERAGIDARRRLPAFARRRFTRWWNTRGTASPGPPAAGAAEPGGRFARVPGQGRVALFVDTFTEYYYPEIGRAAVRLLESAGCRVELAPLSCCGRPMLSNGMLRQARALAARTMDRLRPLVAAGVPIVGLEPSCIVTFKDEYPDLVPGDAARSLAQASYAFEEYLAALDAAGVRPLYVPAERRALMHGHCHQKAIIRTGPALAALRAVPGLTVEEIDSGCCGMAGSFGVEREHYDVSLAMGERVLFKAIRAAPGDTLLIASGTSCRQQIAHGTGRRAVHLAEALAQALPAGAAAAAAGG; this is translated from the coding sequence GTGCAGATCGCCCGCGAGGCGGGACCCGCCGCCGCAAGCTCCGACCTGCAGGACCTCGTCGCCGAGCTCCGCCGCCGCGTTCGCGGCGAAGTGCGCTTCGACGCCGTGTCGCGCGCGCTGTATAGCACCGATGCCAGCATCTACGAGATCGAGCCGCTCGGCGTCGTGCTTCCGCGGGACGCGGACGACGTCCAGGCGGTCGTGGAGGTCACGCGCGCCGCCCGCGCGCCGCTCCTCCCCCGCGGCGGCGGCACGAGCCTGGCCGGCCAGACGGTCGGCCGGGCGGTGGTCCTCGATTTCTCCAAGTACATGAACGCCGTGCTCGAGGTGAACGCGGAGGCGGGTTGGGCGCGGGTGCAACCCGGGATCGTCCGCCACGAGCTGCTCCGCGCGCTCGCACCCGCGGGGCTCATCTATGGTCCCGAGACGTCCACCAGCACGCGCGCGACGATCGGCGGCATGATCGGCAACAATTCCTCCGGGTCGCGATCGATCGTCTACGGCAAGACCGTGGATACGGTCGCGGCACTCCGCGTACGCCTCGCCGACGGTACCGGCGCCGTGTTCGAAGACCTGGCGCCGGCGGAGGCCGCCCGCCGGGCGGGCGGCGACGGCACGGGAGGGCGCCTCTACCGCGAGGTGGCCCGCATCGTCGCCGCGACGCGCGACGAGGTGGCGCGGCGGTTCCCGCACGTGCAGCGCCGCGTCGGCGGGTACAATCTCGACGAATTTCCGGCCGGCGGCCCGGTCAACCTGTCGAAGCTGATCGTGGGCTCCGAGGGGACGCTCGGGATTGTCACCGAGGCGACCGTGCGGCTCGCGCGCCGGCCCGCCGCGACGGTGCTGGCCGTCTTTCAATTCGACGACATCGTGCCCGCCTTGGAGTACACGCCCGAGATGCTGGCGACGAATCCGACGGCGGTGGAGCTGACGGACCGGCTCATCATCGAGATGGCCCGGCAGACGCGGGACCTGAGTCAGCGCCTCACGTTCGTCGACGGGGATCCGGGAGCCGTTATCGCCGTGGAATACGCCGGGGAAACCCGCGAGGCGCTGATCCCCGCCCTCGACGCGCTGGAGGCCCGGATGCGGCGCGCGGGCTACCGGGGCGCGATGCGGCGCCTCCTCGAACCCGCGGCGCAGGCCAATCTGTGGGCCGTCCGCGAGGCCGGGGTGGGGCTCCTGCTCGGCATGAAGGCCGCGCGCAAGCCGGTCGCGTTTGTCGAGGACTCCGCCGTCGGGCCCGAGCGGATCGCGGAGTATACGCGCCGCTTCCGGGAGATCGTCCGGCGCCACGGGACCGAGGCGTCCTTCTACGGTCACGCGAGCGTCGGCCTGTTGCACACGCGCCCAATGCTCGACCTTCGCCGGCCGCGGGATGTCGCGGAAATGCGCCAGATCGCCGAGGAGATCGGCGATCTGGTGCGCGAGTTCGGGGGCGCCCTCAGCGGCGAGCACGGCGACGGCCTGTCGCGCGGGGAGTTCCTGGAAAAGATGTTCGGACCGGTGCTCTACCGGGCGTTCCGCGAGATCAAAGCCGCCTTCGATCCCGCCTCACGCATGAATCCGGGCAAGATCGTCGACGCGCCGCCGATGACCGAATCGCTGCGCTACCGCGCGGAGGAAGCCGCCCCGCCGGCCACGATTCAAGATTTCGCGAGCGACGGAGGGTTCCGGAGCGCCATCGAGTTGTGCAGCGGCGTCGGCGCGTGCCGGAAGCCGCGGGGGGGCACGATGTGTCCGTCGTTTATGGTGACGCTCGACGAGGCGGACAGCACCCGCGGGCGGGCCAACGCGCTGCGGGCGGCGATCTCCGGCCGGCTTCCGGGGGAGGGTCTTACGAGCCGCGGCCTCTACGACGTGATGGACCTCTGCGTCGCGTGCAAGGCCTGCAAGGCTGAATGCCCCAGCAACGTCGACATGGCGAAGCTCAAGCACGAGTTCCTGGCGGCGTACTACGCGCGGCACGGCCTGCCGCTGCGTGCCCGGCTCTTCGGACACGTCGCCGCGCTCGGGCCGCTCGCGTGCGCCGTGGCCCCGCTGGCGAACTGGCTCCTCGGCAGCGCCCCGGCGCGGTGGACGCTCGAGCGGGCCGGGATCGACGCCCGGCGGCGGCTCCCCGCCTTCGCGCGCCGGCGGTTCACCCGGTGGTGGAACACCAGGGGGACCGCGTCCCCGGGCCCCCCGGCAGCCGGCGCGGCGGAGCCGGGCGGGAGGTTCGCCCGCGTGCCGGGGCAGGGCCGCGTTGCGCTCTTCGTCGACACGTTCACGGAGTATTACTATCCGGAGATCGGCCGGGCGGCGGTGCGGCTCCTCGAATCGGCAGGGTGCCGGGTCGAGCTCGCGCCGCTCTCGTGCTGCGGCCGCCCGATGTTGAGCAACGGGATGCTGCGCCAGGCGCGGGCGCTGGCCGCGCGCACGATGGACCGGCTGCGGCCCTTGGTTGCCGCCGGTGTCCCGATCGTGGGCCTGGAACCGTCCTGCATCGTCACGTTCAAGGACGAATACCCGGACCTCGTGCCGGGGGACGCGGCGCGCTCCCTCGCCCAGGCGAGCTACGCCTTCGAGGAGTACCTCGCGGCGCTCGACGCCGCCGGTGTACGCCCGCTGTACGTCCCGGCGGAGCGGCGCGCGCTGATGCACGGACACTGCCACCAGAAGGCGATCATTCGGACGGGTCCGGCGCTCGCCGCGCTGCGCGCGGTGCCCGGGCTCACCGTCGAGGAGATCGACTCCGGCTGCTGCGGCATGGCCGGGTCGTTCGGAGTGGAGCGCGAACACTACGACGTCTCCCTGGCGATGGGCGAACGCGTGCTGTTCAAGGCGATCCGGGCCGCGCCGGGCGACACGCTCCTGATCGCGTCCGGGACCTCGTGCCGCCAGCAGATCGCGCACGGCA